In Treponema primitia ZAS-2, a genomic segment contains:
- a CDS encoding PIN domain-containing protein: MTYALDSNSISYWLNNRYNLEKKLEREFDRENTVVIPPITYYEIIRGLYAVNSKNKLPHFESLCVRLARGDMMKADWVRTAKLYVQCRRSGQTMAESDLLQAGFCLQHGYTLVTHNTRHFDHIPDLPLEDWVQ; encoded by the coding sequence GTGACCTACGCCTTGGACAGCAATAGCATCTCTTACTGGCTCAACAACCGCTACAACCTGGAAAAAAAGCTGGAACGGGAATTTGATCGCGAAAATACGGTCGTCATTCCCCCTATTACGTATTATGAAATTATCCGCGGCCTATACGCCGTTAACTCGAAAAACAAGCTGCCCCATTTTGAATCGCTGTGCGTCCGGCTTGCGCGAGGCGACATGATGAAGGCCGATTGGGTACGGACTGCCAAACTCTACGTCCAATGCCGGAGAAGCGGGCAGACCATGGCGGAATCGGACCTCTTGCAAGCCGGGTTCTGTCTCCAGCATGGGTATACACTGGTGACCCACAACACCAGGCATTTTGATCATATCCCCGATTTGCCCCTGGAAGACTGGGTTCAATAG
- a CDS encoding aldo/keto reductase — MGYLGEDIPKLGFGFMRLPMIGDEIDIEQTKEMVDLFMAKGFSYFDSSWGYGGGKSEEAMKAAIVDRYPRESFQIATKCPVWTVKTAEEARDMIHTSLKRTGAGYIDFYLLHNLGDSRTQRFDDFKMWDYVRELKEKGLVKHIGFSIHDKADALDKVLTEHPEAEFVQFQLNYDDWESPTIQSRKCYEVALKHHKPVIVMEPVKGGMLAKLMENVQKIFTDANPDVSPASWAIRFAASLDNIVTVLSGMSTIDQVRDNVSFMEKFKPLNQAEHAVIDKVRAALDAIPHIPCTACEYCVEGCPQNIPIPNVFAAYNRKMTHNDLGSAKGRYGLATTARGKASDCVACGNCEQVCPQHIGIVENMKTIARELEA; from the coding sequence ATGGGATATTTAGGTGAAGACATTCCGAAACTCGGGTTTGGGTTTATGCGGCTTCCCATGATTGGGGATGAAATTGACATTGAACAGACAAAGGAAATGGTCGATCTGTTTATGGCAAAGGGTTTCAGTTATTTTGATTCCTCCTGGGGCTATGGCGGCGGCAAATCAGAAGAGGCAATGAAGGCTGCCATTGTTGACCGGTATCCCCGTGAAAGTTTTCAAATTGCCACTAAATGCCCCGTCTGGACTGTCAAAACCGCAGAAGAGGCCAGGGATATGATACACACTTCATTGAAGCGTACCGGCGCAGGTTATATCGATTTCTATCTGCTTCACAATCTGGGAGACAGCCGCACCCAACGTTTCGATGATTTCAAGATGTGGGATTATGTCCGTGAACTTAAAGAAAAAGGCCTGGTGAAGCATATCGGCTTTTCAATTCATGACAAGGCGGACGCGCTGGACAAGGTTTTGACCGAACACCCGGAGGCGGAGTTTGTCCAATTTCAACTGAATTACGACGACTGGGAGAGCCCCACCATTCAATCCCGGAAATGCTATGAAGTGGCCCTGAAGCACCATAAACCTGTGATCGTCATGGAACCGGTTAAAGGCGGTATGCTGGCGAAGCTCATGGAAAACGTGCAAAAAATATTTACCGATGCTAACCCGGATGTTTCCCCCGCATCATGGGCTATCCGTTTTGCAGCCTCCCTGGACAACATTGTTACGGTGCTGAGCGGCATGTCCACCATAGATCAGGTACGGGACAACGTATCCTTTATGGAAAAGTTCAAGCCCCTTAACCAGGCGGAACACGCCGTTATTGACAAGGTCCGTGCTGCGCTGGATGCAATTCCCCATATTCCCTGTACGGCCTGTGAATATTGTGTAGAGGGCTGCCCGCAGAATATACCCATTCCCAATGTTTTTGCGGCCTATAATCGCAAGATGACTCACAACGATTTAGGAAGCGCCAAGGGCCGCTATGGCCTGGCAACCACGGCGCGGGGCAAAGCGTCGGACTGCGTTGCCTGCGGAAACTGTGAGCAGGTCTGTCCCCAGCACATCGGGATTGTCGAAAACATGAAGACCATTGCCCGGGAACTGGAAGCGTAA
- a CDS encoding threonine aldolase family protein, whose protein sequence is MIDIRSDTVTGPTEAMRKAMANAEVGDDVYGDDPTVNRLEKMGAEILDKEASLFVPSGTFGNQLALFTWCPRGTEVILGEECHIIQHEAGAASVIAGVQTRPISAPDGVLRPAALLERLRKAELHYPATSLICLENAHSLGRAVPVEAMDEVRDLAGQWGLPVHLDGARLFNAAAALKREAREIAARADSVMFCLSKGLCAPVGSLLAGKREFVEAARFKRKIMGGGMRQAGILAAAGIIALEDQAGRLREDHGRARFLEKELAAIPGITLSPGDINMVYFSFPPAEDPKIAGGITEFFLKQNIRINGPERGIFRFVTHHWIGDAEIKTILEASQEAFGEQFSKKAAP, encoded by the coding sequence ATGATAGATATTCGCAGTGATACCGTAACCGGCCCCACAGAGGCCATGCGCAAGGCCATGGCAAATGCCGAAGTTGGAGACGATGTGTATGGGGACGATCCCACGGTCAACCGGCTGGAAAAGATGGGGGCGGAAATCCTCGACAAAGAGGCTTCCCTTTTTGTGCCTTCCGGGACTTTTGGAAACCAGCTGGCCCTCTTTACCTGGTGCCCCCGGGGAACCGAGGTGATCCTGGGGGAGGAATGCCACATCATCCAGCATGAGGCAGGGGCGGCTTCGGTGATCGCCGGGGTGCAGACCCGGCCCATTAGTGCCCCGGACGGGGTGTTGCGGCCGGCGGCTCTTCTGGAACGGCTGCGGAAGGCGGAGCTTCACTACCCGGCTACTTCCCTGATCTGCCTGGAAAACGCCCACTCCCTGGGCAGGGCGGTTCCTGTGGAAGCCATGGACGAGGTCCGCGACCTGGCGGGCCAGTGGGGGCTTCCCGTCCACCTGGACGGCGCCCGGCTCTTTAATGCCGCAGCCGCCCTGAAGAGAGAAGCCCGGGAAATCGCCGCCCGGGCCGACTCGGTCATGTTCTGCCTTTCCAAGGGGCTTTGTGCGCCTGTGGGATCCCTGCTGGCGGGAAAGCGGGAATTTGTGGAAGCTGCCCGGTTCAAGCGGAAGATCATGGGAGGTGGGATGCGCCAGGCGGGCATATTGGCGGCCGCAGGGATCATTGCCCTGGAAGATCAGGCGGGCCGACTGCGGGAGGATCATGGGCGAGCACGGTTCCTGGAAAAGGAACTGGCGGCCATACCGGGCATTACTCTGAGCCCCGGGGATATCAACATGGTGTACTTTTCCTTTCCACCGGCAGAGGATCCAAAAATTGCCGGGGGGATCACCGAATTTTTTCTCAAACAGAACATACGGATCAACGGGCCGGAGCGCGGGATTTTTCGCTTTGTCACCCACCACTGGATCGGAGATGCAGAAATCAAAACAATCCTGGAGGCTTCCCAGGAAGCCTTCGGGGAACAATTTTCCAAAAAGGCGGCCCCATGA
- a CDS encoding M24 family metallopeptidase translates to MRANRIPIKQEEGEASPFELRRQKIYDWMAREGISMVMFEDFEGRRDPSIRWLSGQPSDALLFLWAGGKSLLVPWDANMAALYAQTDAVIPYAEFERQAVKALRAAALFFKVPPGSRIEISPSTSYTSFLKYLEEADDYDILCRIDCAHSETEQLRAVKDEAEQQIYRKAAEITNEITDLLEKNVRAGTLGSESDVALFIEGESRKRGCEGTGFETLAAGAERSFGIHAFPAYTAEPFAGPGLSILDYGLKYMGYTTDVTLTFVRDPSPAQEKMLTLTEKAYAKSLSLLKDGVSAREIALAADAVFSKARKSMPHSLGHGIGLEAHEAPALSSRTDNSWLLRAGMIFTLEPGLYDPRHGGCRLENDILLTPEGAEVLTNSRIVRL, encoded by the coding sequence ATGAGAGCCAACAGGATTCCTATCAAACAAGAGGAGGGCGAAGCTTCACCCTTTGAACTACGCCGGCAGAAAATCTACGACTGGATGGCCCGGGAAGGGATATCCATGGTCATGTTCGAAGATTTTGAAGGCCGGCGGGACCCTTCAATACGCTGGCTAAGCGGCCAACCTTCCGACGCACTGCTCTTCCTTTGGGCAGGCGGGAAGTCCCTGCTGGTTCCTTGGGACGCCAATATGGCCGCCCTCTATGCCCAGACCGACGCAGTGATTCCCTACGCGGAATTTGAGCGCCAGGCTGTTAAGGCCCTGCGGGCAGCGGCGCTGTTTTTTAAAGTCCCCCCGGGGAGTCGTATTGAAATTTCTCCATCCACCTCCTATACAAGTTTTCTCAAATACCTTGAAGAAGCGGATGACTACGATATACTTTGCCGTATCGACTGCGCCCACAGTGAAACTGAGCAGCTGCGAGCCGTCAAGGATGAGGCGGAACAGCAAATCTACCGGAAAGCCGCAGAGATTACCAATGAGATAACGGATCTGCTGGAAAAAAATGTACGCGCCGGAACCCTCGGCTCGGAAAGCGATGTGGCCCTGTTCATCGAAGGGGAAAGCCGCAAGCGGGGCTGCGAAGGAACGGGGTTTGAAACCCTGGCCGCCGGTGCGGAACGGAGCTTTGGCATTCACGCCTTCCCCGCCTATACAGCCGAACCCTTTGCCGGGCCGGGGCTCTCCATCCTGGACTACGGCCTCAAGTACATGGGCTACACCACCGATGTGACCCTCACTTTTGTCCGGGACCCTTCACCGGCCCAGGAGAAAATGCTCACCCTTACAGAAAAGGCCTACGCCAAATCCCTATCCCTGCTGAAGGACGGGGTTTCCGCCCGGGAAATCGCCCTTGCGGCGGACGCTGTTTTCAGCAAAGCACGGAAGTCCATGCCCCACTCCCTAGGCCACGGCATAGGCCTGGAAGCCCATGAGGCGCCGGCCTTGAGCAGCCGTACTGACAATTCCTGGCTGCTCAGAGCGGGGATGATCTTTACCCTGGAACCGGGCCTCTACGACCCGCGCCATGGCGGCTGCCGCCTAGAAAACGATATACTCCTCACCCCCGAGGGGGCGGAAGTACTCACCAATTCCAGGATTGTACGTTTGTAA
- a CDS encoding MBL fold metallo-hydrolase, translated as MLSVCIWGDRGSIPCPGPSTVEFGGNTSCLEIRADKRLVIVDLGSGVRLLGDWLMDNYQSQGPIDADIFITHTHWDHIMGFPMFSPLFHPATKLRIRGPVSYGNETLESVLGAQLSYPYWPIRLKDLAVHIEYDQIKETTLDMGGGLGVTTKYLNHPVLCLGYRVEYQGKSIVTAYDTEPFHNLFPTDTGDPGFNEDAAREGELAALEENEKLVQFYRNADVLIHDCQYTAAEYEADKRGWGHCTYEYAIATALKAKVKKLILFHHDPRRTDQQLTALEAKYRAQLGAGTGLELIMAREGLTIQA; from the coding sequence ATGCTGAGTGTTTGTATTTGGGGTGATAGGGGTTCCATCCCCTGTCCGGGACCGTCCACGGTTGAGTTTGGGGGAAATACATCCTGCCTGGAGATCCGTGCGGATAAACGGTTGGTGATCGTAGATTTGGGATCCGGGGTGCGGCTTTTGGGGGACTGGCTCATGGACAACTATCAGAGCCAGGGGCCCATTGATGCGGATATTTTTATTACCCATACCCACTGGGATCATATCATGGGCTTCCCCATGTTTTCCCCTCTTTTTCATCCCGCAACAAAACTGCGTATCCGGGGGCCGGTTTCCTATGGAAATGAAACCCTTGAGTCTGTTCTGGGTGCGCAGCTTTCTTACCCTTACTGGCCGATCAGATTGAAGGATCTTGCGGTTCATATTGAGTACGATCAGATCAAGGAAACAACCCTGGATATGGGGGGCGGCCTTGGGGTGACCACAAAGTACCTGAACCATCCGGTGCTCTGTCTGGGCTACCGGGTTGAATACCAGGGCAAGTCCATTGTCACTGCCTACGACACCGAACCTTTCCATAACCTCTTCCCCACGGATACCGGGGATCCCGGGTTTAACGAGGATGCCGCCCGGGAAGGGGAGCTGGCCGCCCTGGAGGAAAACGAGAAGCTGGTCCAGTTTTACAGGAACGCCGATGTGCTGATCCACGACTGCCAATACACTGCCGCTGAATATGAGGCGGATAAGAGAGGCTGGGGGCATTGCACTTACGAATATGCTATCGCCACCGCCCTGAAGGCAAAGGTTAAAAAGCTGATTTTATTTCACCACGATCCCCGCCGTACGGACCAGCAGTTGACGGCTCTTGAAGCCAAATACCGGGCGCAGCTTGGGGCAGGTACCGGGTTGGAACTTATTATGGCCAGGGAAGGGTTGACCATTCAGGCTTGA
- a CDS encoding HDOD domain-containing protein, whose translation MDEALYRQVENYIRTMPSLSITVSKVLEICNNPQTSPADLNHVISLDPVLVGRVLKLINSAYYGLSQQVTNLVRAITMLGINTVKNLALSSAIIGNMNLREFQGLNTEGFWRHSLCVGVAAKVIARKRSIDPKLLEEYFTAGLLHDIGKIPLNAVLSKDYLLTVKAADTGRISLVQAETETLGINHCEVGELVVKAWRLEGPIGDVVIFHHFYTDYAGEYRDLLYTVIAANRFAALTETGFSGDRHPGKADGVIGETLGLSWEIFDEIKPIVDEEITKAQVFLNL comes from the coding sequence ATGGATGAGGCGCTGTATAGACAGGTTGAGAATTATATAAGAACCATGCCCAGCTTGTCCATAACTGTGTCTAAGGTGCTGGAAATTTGTAATAACCCCCAGACCAGCCCGGCGGATCTGAACCATGTGATTTCCCTGGACCCAGTGTTGGTAGGCCGGGTGTTGAAGCTGATCAATTCCGCTTACTATGGGCTGAGCCAGCAGGTGACTAACCTGGTCCGGGCGATAACCATGCTGGGGATCAATACGGTGAAGAACCTGGCCCTTTCCTCTGCTATTATTGGGAACATGAACCTCAGGGAATTTCAGGGCCTCAACACCGAAGGGTTTTGGCGGCATTCCCTTTGCGTGGGGGTGGCGGCGAAGGTTATCGCCAGAAAACGGAGTATCGATCCCAAACTGCTGGAAGAGTACTTTACCGCCGGGCTCCTCCACGATATCGGGAAGATACCCCTGAACGCGGTGCTTTCCAAGGACTATTTGCTTACTGTCAAAGCCGCAGATACGGGGCGGATATCCCTGGTTCAGGCGGAGACCGAAACCCTGGGCATCAACCACTGCGAGGTGGGGGAGCTTGTGGTAAAGGCCTGGCGCCTTGAGGGACCCATCGGGGACGTGGTTATTTTTCACCATTTTTATACCGACTATGCAGGGGAATACCGGGATCTACTCTACACGGTTATTGCCGCCAACCGTTTTGCGGCGCTTACAGAGACCGGGTTTTCCGGTGACCGGCATCCGGGAAAGGCGGACGGGGTAATCGGGGAAACCTTGGGCCTTAGCTGGGAAATATTTGACGAGATTAAACCCATCGTAGATGAGGAAATTACCAAGGCCCAGGTTTTTCTTAACCTGTAA
- a CDS encoding tetratricopeptide repeat protein: MSTQDVQDLTKRARMFIRDGRYKEATETLNTALETDPEFIAAHNLRGIAYGKLREWKKSLAAFRKGLTLDRNSPTLHLNYGIALEARGQPQRAPSHYRSAIRNNPEWIDALNALGIVQFKQEVYNSANRTFSRVLKVDPDNAEALNNKGVVLADQGRHKEAIKKYRAALEKDSRYIKAALNLARALEDTGNFPGALEELERLADMAPTDWDVRTRLAGLYQKLERYDDAMDQASAVLEKDPENIQAMRIAGSVQGIQGNDEEAKNIFEKITTLDPAAETGDTYTKFMLEDPESRYCLDLIPATPAPPKPAPGKRGSGKAAKASASKSPAAKAGSAEPVSKTVPVEPSPPAAEIEAVAEVEPVAETETVEEVEAAAEAELVIEVEPAVEAETIAEIEAVEEVEAVAEAEIVAETETAAEVEAVAEIEPVEEVEAAAGAEIVAETEAVAEIEPIEEVEPVEENETAAVSLSFAGSPEPDLLGLMRYLMVLTESLPESALNEFMHSDAHMELKFIIDTLENPNG, from the coding sequence ATGAGCACGCAGGATGTACAGGATTTAACAAAGCGGGCCCGGATGTTTATCCGGGATGGCCGGTATAAGGAAGCTACGGAAACCCTGAATACGGCCCTGGAAACGGACCCGGAATTTATTGCCGCCCATAATCTCCGGGGGATAGCCTATGGCAAGCTCAGGGAGTGGAAAAAATCCCTGGCAGCCTTCCGTAAGGGCTTAACCCTGGACCGGAACAGCCCGACCCTTCACCTTAATTATGGCATAGCCCTGGAAGCCAGGGGACAGCCCCAACGGGCCCCAAGCCATTATAGGTCGGCAATTCGCAATAACCCGGAGTGGATTGATGCCCTGAATGCCCTGGGCATCGTGCAATTTAAACAGGAAGTGTATAACTCTGCCAACCGGACTTTTTCCCGGGTTTTGAAGGTCGATCCTGACAATGCGGAAGCCCTGAACAATAAGGGTGTGGTTCTGGCGGATCAGGGCCGGCACAAGGAAGCCATTAAGAAATACCGGGCCGCCTTGGAAAAGGATTCCCGGTACATCAAAGCCGCCCTGAACCTGGCCCGGGCATTGGAAGACACGGGAAATTTCCCCGGCGCCCTGGAAGAACTGGAGCGGCTGGCGGATATGGCTCCCACTGACTGGGATGTCCGGACCCGCCTGGCAGGGCTCTATCAAAAACTGGAACGCTACGATGACGCCATGGATCAGGCCAGTGCGGTTCTGGAGAAAGATCCCGAAAACATCCAGGCCATGCGGATCGCAGGTTCGGTCCAGGGGATCCAGGGCAATGATGAGGAAGCAAAGAACATCTTTGAAAAAATAACGACCCTGGACCCTGCGGCGGAAACCGGGGACACCTATACCAAATTCATGCTGGAAGATCCCGAGTCCCGGTATTGCCTGGATCTGATCCCCGCCACTCCGGCGCCTCCTAAACCGGCGCCGGGAAAACGCGGGTCCGGTAAAGCTGCCAAGGCGTCGGCCTCCAAATCGCCCGCCGCTAAGGCGGGTTCCGCTGAGCCTGTTAGCAAGACTGTCCCGGTTGAACCGTCACCTCCAGCCGCGGAAATTGAAGCTGTTGCAGAAGTAGAACCAGTCGCAGAAACTGAAACTGTCGAAGAGGTGGAAGCTGCCGCAGAAGCGGAACTTGTCATAGAAGTGGAACCTGCCGTAGAGGCGGAGACTATCGCAGAAATTGAAGCTGTCGAAGAAGTGGAAGCTGTCGCAGAGGCGGAGATTGTCGCAGAAACGGAGACTGCCGCAGAAGTGGAAGCTGTCGCAGAAATTGAACCAGTCGAAGAAGTGGAAGCTGCCGCAGGGGCGGAGATTGTCGCAGAAACGGAAGCTGTCGCAGAAATTGAACCAATCGAAGAAGTAGAACCAGTCGAAGAAAATGAGACTGCCGCAGTATCCCTGTCGTTTGCGGGTTCCCCGGAGCCGGATCTGCTGGGACTGATGCGGTACCTGATGGTCCTGACAGAATCCCTACCGGAATCGGCGTTGAATGAATTTATGCACAGTGATGCTCACATGGAATTGAAATTCATTATTGATACCCTGGAAAACCCAAATGGATGA
- a CDS encoding LamG-like jellyroll fold domain-containing protein has protein sequence MRKATVLTLITGIFLQITAGLYGVGESTLILGAGSSWNAVVNRSGIAEVSAIRPNPVLTLSSVRPGNDPYLDMALSFDEDRPESFTDLTGHYQVSVSAALSAVNYRWSRAGTGAALFSGDSPLGAQDQSLPFARDSTGASRGFSDLSEGPLVITPRGQNALLSSGRHFRDFSIEFWLYPLNMENGEQIISWTSTRQTAQGAKTFQRILCGAAKNRLSWTFLDFFSSPDDSRQMTLSLSGSPVLPRVWSHHLIRFDSDTGLLEYLVDGRLEGVVYATSSGREGGELFCPVSGDGGTLVLGKRFAGLMDEFRLYGRYNEAPQLSKYSLQGGRIETRPLDLGERNSRVLKIETLGGNFSPGGKNPRAAAIMQNEYAGSGRFRFANDSMVQFFIRAADSPYQWAAADTGWIPFEPGLEFSENMRGRYIQLAAAFYPSGDGEAAPYLDEIRILYQRDDPPLPPSLVTAIADDGAVELSWKASPDQDLSGYLVYFGTAHGEYFGESAILGVSPINVGKRTSFRIEGLKNGTLYYFTVAAYDRNSTANAGMFSREVSARPLRMVE, from the coding sequence ATGAGAAAAGCAACAGTTTTAACCCTTATTACGGGTATTTTTTTGCAAATTACGGCGGGCCTCTACGGTGTTGGGGAGAGTACCCTGATTTTGGGGGCTGGTTCCAGCTGGAACGCGGTAGTGAACCGTTCAGGGATAGCCGAAGTTTCGGCCATACGGCCCAATCCGGTGCTAACCCTGTCCTCGGTCCGGCCTGGGAATGATCCCTACCTGGATATGGCCCTGTCCTTTGATGAGGACCGTCCGGAATCCTTTACCGACCTGACCGGGCATTATCAGGTTTCTGTTTCGGCAGCCTTGAGCGCGGTGAACTACCGCTGGTCCCGGGCCGGAACCGGGGCGGCTCTTTTTTCCGGCGATTCTCCCTTGGGCGCTCAGGATCAATCCCTGCCCTTCGCTCGGGATAGTACCGGGGCTTCCCGGGGGTTCAGCGATCTCAGCGAGGGGCCCCTGGTTATCACCCCCCGTGGACAGAACGCCCTGCTCTCTTCGGGCCGGCATTTCAGGGATTTCAGCATTGAATTCTGGCTTTATCCCCTTAATATGGAAAACGGGGAGCAGATTATCTCCTGGACTTCCACCCGACAGACTGCCCAGGGGGCTAAAACCTTTCAGCGCATCCTCTGCGGCGCTGCGAAGAACCGGTTGAGCTGGACCTTTTTGGATTTTTTCTCATCCCCCGACGATAGCCGGCAGATGACTCTGAGTTTGAGCGGATCCCCGGTGCTGCCCCGGGTCTGGAGCCATCACCTTATACGCTTTGATTCAGATACCGGGCTCCTGGAGTACCTGGTGGACGGCCGCCTGGAAGGGGTGGTCTATGCCACAAGCTCCGGCCGGGAAGGGGGAGAACTGTTCTGCCCTGTGTCCGGCGACGGGGGAACCCTGGTGCTGGGCAAGCGTTTTGCAGGGCTCATGGACGAATTCCGGCTTTACGGCCGGTACAATGAGGCGCCCCAACTGTCCAAATATTCCCTCCAGGGTGGGCGGATCGAGACCCGGCCCCTGGATTTAGGGGAACGGAACAGCAGGGTCCTGAAAATAGAAACCCTGGGGGGGAACTTTTCCCCTGGCGGAAAGAACCCCAGGGCTGCGGCCATCATGCAGAATGAGTATGCTGGTTCGGGGCGTTTCAGATTTGCTAACGACTCTATGGTGCAGTTCTTTATCCGGGCGGCGGATAGCCCCTACCAATGGGCAGCCGCGGATACCGGCTGGATACCCTTTGAGCCGGGTTTGGAATTTTCGGAGAATATGCGGGGCCGGTACATACAACTGGCAGCGGCTTTCTACCCTTCAGGGGACGGGGAAGCAGCGCCCTATCTGGATGAAATCCGCATCCTCTACCAGCGGGATGATCCACCCCTGCCTCCTTCCCTGGTAACGGCCATAGCAGACGATGGGGCGGTGGAACTTTCCTGGAAAGCCAGCCCGGATCAGGATTTAAGCGGATATTTGGTATATTTTGGTACTGCACATGGGGAATATTTTGGTGAAAGCGCTATATTGGGAGTATCCCCAATAAATGTGGGGAAACGGACTTCTTTCCGTATTGAAGGCCTTAAAAACGGTACACTTTACTATTTTACTGTGGCGGCTTATGATCGGAACAGCACCGCTAATGCGGGAATGTTCTCCCGGGAAGTTTCCGCCCGCCCCTTAAGGATGGTTGAATGA
- the uvrC gene encoding excinuclease ABC subunit UvrC: MPSAANTVFDTLKAAAHDAPQEPGVYIMRDEESRIIYVGKARVLRNRLSSYFSGAKDIKTHTLIHNARSIETIIVANEYEALLLENTLIKQHSPRYNINLKDGKTYPVIRVSADPFPRVFRTRHIIEDGSRYYGPFPNVQAVDTMLELVDKLFPLRKCRSLKKRKAPCMYFHIGRCAAPCCGKITEGDYHLHVDRVQKLLAGETGSLIIDLTEQMHGAAKQLFFERAAQIRNTIDAIGNLSEGPTVVDFDPEGRDYIAWASESLLTTWSVFSMRGGKMTGRELFRTRSAADETESLETFLASYYSPDRPPPSRIFIRGEGVNAPPLEQTASAPEQAAPSEPATAQSVTFNEVSRTLLLSWFREQFGCEPELLFPEEKRHQAVLAMARQNALEDLRQQLKERGAGPALDELRQALNLRSRPERIEGFDIAQLDGKHPVASLISFKNGIPDKKNYRYFKLRSVVGVVDDFAAMREAVHRRYSRLIKEGTELPDLILIDGGIGQVNAAKGVLKELGADPDLVGLAKRDEELWLPAAREPIRLSKRSEALKLLQHVRDETHRFATGLNQKLRSKDLLFPTLESVEGIGPKRAAAIMKAYGNLPAIAAADPADLAETCGLSEAAARAVHAAALLALQDQAAAKARLTKGVHSRSRAATAAGQAAYPADEAISFLAAEAAEDEFGGE; the protein is encoded by the coding sequence ATGCCATCCGCTGCCAATACGGTATTCGACACCCTCAAAGCCGCTGCCCATGACGCCCCCCAGGAGCCGGGGGTATATATCATGCGGGATGAGGAGAGCCGGATCATCTATGTGGGCAAAGCCCGGGTACTCAGGAATCGGCTGAGCTCCTACTTTTCCGGCGCCAAGGACATCAAGACCCATACCCTCATACACAACGCCCGGAGCATAGAAACCATCATCGTGGCCAACGAGTACGAAGCCCTACTCCTGGAAAACACCCTGATCAAGCAGCACAGCCCCCGGTACAACATCAACCTCAAGGACGGCAAAACCTACCCGGTAATCCGGGTAAGCGCCGATCCCTTTCCCCGGGTATTCCGCACCCGGCACATCATCGAAGACGGCTCCCGGTACTACGGCCCCTTCCCCAATGTCCAGGCAGTGGACACCATGCTGGAACTGGTAGACAAGCTCTTCCCCCTGCGCAAATGCCGTTCCCTGAAAAAGCGCAAAGCCCCCTGCATGTACTTCCACATAGGCCGCTGCGCCGCCCCCTGCTGCGGCAAAATCACCGAAGGCGACTATCACCTCCACGTAGACCGGGTACAAAAACTACTGGCCGGCGAAACCGGTTCCCTGATAATCGACCTCACGGAACAAATGCACGGAGCGGCAAAACAGCTCTTCTTTGAACGGGCCGCCCAGATACGCAACACCATTGATGCCATCGGCAACCTTTCCGAAGGCCCCACGGTAGTGGACTTCGACCCCGAAGGCCGGGACTACATAGCCTGGGCAAGCGAAAGCCTGCTCACCACCTGGTCGGTTTTTTCCATGAGAGGAGGCAAGATGACCGGCCGGGAACTCTTCCGCACCCGATCTGCCGCTGACGAAACAGAGTCTCTGGAAACCTTCCTGGCCAGCTATTACAGCCCGGACCGCCCCCCGCCCTCCCGCATCTTTATTCGTGGCGAGGGAGTTAATGCCCCGCCCCTTGAACAAACGGCATCAGCCCCGGAACAGGCAGCCCCCTCGGAACCAGCTACGGCCCAGTCTGTGACTTTCAACGAAGTTTCCCGCACACTATTACTGTCGTGGTTCAGAGAACAGTTCGGCTGCGAACCGGAACTGCTGTTCCCCGAAGAAAAGCGCCACCAGGCGGTACTCGCCATGGCCCGGCAAAACGCCCTGGAGGACCTGCGGCAGCAGCTCAAAGAACGGGGTGCCGGCCCGGCCCTGGACGAACTCAGGCAAGCCCTGAATCTCCGCTCCCGGCCCGAACGTATCGAAGGCTTTGACATAGCCCAGCTGGACGGCAAACATCCTGTGGCGTCACTCATTTCGTTTAAAAACGGCATCCCGGACAAGAAAAACTACCGCTACTTCAAACTCCGTTCAGTAGTAGGGGTGGTGGACGATTTTGCCGCCATGCGTGAAGCGGTACACCGCCGCTATTCCCGGCTCATTAAGGAAGGGACCGAACTGCCGGACCTGATCCTCATAGACGGCGGCATAGGCCAGGTAAACGCCGCCAAGGGGGTCCTGAAAGAGCTCGGCGCCGATCCGGACCTGGTAGGCCTTGCCAAGCGGGACGAAGAACTCTGGCTCCCCGCGGCCCGTGAACCCATACGCCTCTCCAAACGCTCAGAAGCACTAAAACTGCTGCAACATGTCCGTGACGAAACCCACCGCTTTGCCACGGGCCTGAACCAAAAGCTCCGCTCCAAAGACCTCCTCTTCCCCACCCTGGAATCCGTAGAAGGCATAGGCCCCAAACGGGCCGCAGCAATCATGAAGGCCTACGGCAATCTCCCCGCCATAGCCGCCGCCGACCCCGCGGACCTGGCGGAAACCTGCGGCCTCAGCGAAGCCGCCGCCCGGGCCGTCCACGCAGCAGCACTGCTCGCCCTGCAGGACCAGGCCGCCGCCAAGGCCCGGCTGACCAAGGGCGTGCACAGCCGATCCCGCGCCGCCACAGCAGCCGGGCAAGCGGCCTACCCTGCGGATGAGGCTATATCGTTCCTCGCTGCGGAAGCGGCGGAGGATGAGTTTGGCGGGGAATGA